Proteins encoded in a region of the Sphingopyxis sp. OAS728 genome:
- a CDS encoding alpha/beta fold hydrolase, giving the protein MTTAKLFIHGVPDSPAIWRPLLAALDLGDTPVAVPALPGFTAPLPAGFPASKEAYADWAVEQAEALFVMYGPIDIVGHDWGALIAQRVAMLRPDLIRSWAISNAVIDPDYRGHRLARIWNTPLLGELFMALSKPAKLAEGLAAQGMPADIAREEAAQWALKDKRRAILKLYRSAKGLSFEHDWARDIGRLPPRGTLIWGAEDPYVELSVAQRFAANTGTPLTVIDGAGHWAIAERPVEVAASLHRFWAGR; this is encoded by the coding sequence ATGACCACGGCAAAGCTCTTCATCCATGGCGTTCCGGACAGCCCGGCGATCTGGCGCCCGCTGCTTGCCGCACTCGACCTCGGCGACACACCCGTCGCGGTGCCTGCACTTCCCGGCTTCACCGCGCCGCTCCCGGCGGGTTTTCCCGCGTCTAAGGAGGCTTATGCCGACTGGGCGGTGGAGCAGGCCGAGGCATTGTTCGTAATGTACGGCCCGATCGACATTGTCGGTCACGACTGGGGCGCGCTGATCGCGCAGCGTGTCGCGATGCTGCGCCCCGACCTCATCCGCAGCTGGGCAATCTCGAATGCGGTGATCGATCCCGACTATCGTGGCCACCGGCTCGCGCGCATCTGGAACACGCCGCTGCTCGGCGAGCTGTTCATGGCGCTGAGCAAACCCGCCAAGCTTGCCGAGGGGCTCGCCGCGCAGGGCATGCCTGCCGACATCGCGCGCGAGGAAGCTGCGCAATGGGCGCTGAAGGACAAGCGCCGTGCAATTCTCAAACTCTATCGCTCGGCCAAGGGTCTGAGTTTCGAGCATGATTGGGCGCGCGACATCGGCAGGCTACCGCCGCGCGGGACATTGATCTGGGGCGCGGAAGACCCATATGTCGAGCTGTCGGTGGCGCAGCGCTTTGCCGCGAATACAGGCACCCCGCTAACCGTAATCGACGGGGCAGGGCATTGGGCGATTGCCGAGCGGCCCGTGGAGGTCGCGGCGTCTTTGCATCGTTTTTGGGCGGGGCGCTGA
- a CDS encoding peroxiredoxin, producing MINQPVPAVTLKTRVRDEAVEGPNPFRWQDVDTGELFGEGRHILFGLPGAYTPTCSNEQCPGFERLHADFAAAGVADIHCISVNDAFVMFNWAKHLGVEKVKMVPDGSAAFTRRMGMLINKDHLGFGMRSWRYTAIVDDGVVVQMFVEPGINDVGTDSDPYVESTPEKALEWVKANPYQGKLSQAA from the coding sequence ATGATCAATCAGCCCGTTCCCGCCGTGACGCTCAAGACCCGCGTGCGCGACGAAGCCGTCGAAGGCCCGAACCCGTTCCGTTGGCAGGACGTCGACACCGGCGAGCTGTTCGGCGAAGGCCGTCACATCCTGTTCGGTCTGCCCGGTGCCTACACCCCGACCTGCTCGAACGAGCAGTGCCCGGGCTTCGAACGCCTCCACGCCGACTTCGCCGCTGCCGGCGTTGCCGACATCCATTGCATCAGTGTCAATGACGCCTTCGTCATGTTCAACTGGGCCAAGCACCTCGGCGTCGAAAAGGTGAAGATGGTTCCGGACGGTTCGGCTGCTTTCACGCGTCGCATGGGCATGCTGATCAACAAGGATCACCTCGGCTTCGGCATGCGCAGCTGGCGCTACACCGCGATCGTCGATGACGGCGTCGTCGTTCAGATGTTCGTCGAACCCGGTATCAACGACGTCGGCACCGACAGCGATCCCTATGTCGAATCGACCCCTGAAAAGGCGCTCGAGTGGGTGAAGGCGAACCCGTATCAGGGCAAGCTGTCGCAGGCGGCTTAA
- a CDS encoding 2'-5' RNA ligase family protein gives MGAADQLHFNNLRAAHFPPDRNHLPAHITLFHQLPPSCLGELDGLLRRISADTPPPAASLREIYSLGGGVAFRIESPDLLAIREQIADHFTGMLTAQDQGTPRLHITVQNKVAPAEARALIAELAENFHPRPLSIVGLAAHHYRGGPWEPAFARNFRGART, from the coding sequence ATGGGTGCGGCGGACCAGCTTCACTTCAATAATCTCCGCGCCGCGCATTTTCCGCCCGATCGCAATCACCTGCCGGCGCATATCACGCTGTTTCACCAGCTGCCGCCTTCGTGTCTGGGCGAGCTCGACGGGCTCCTGCGCCGTATCTCGGCCGATACGCCGCCACCGGCTGCCAGCTTGCGCGAAATCTATTCTCTCGGCGGCGGGGTCGCCTTTCGCATCGAAAGCCCCGACCTCCTCGCGATTCGCGAGCAGATCGCCGATCATTTCACCGGCATGCTCACCGCACAGGACCAGGGCACGCCGCGGCTCCACATCACCGTCCAGAACAAGGTCGCCCCCGCCGAAGCGCGCGCGCTGATCGCCGAACTCGCCGAGAACTTCCACCCGCGCCCGCTGTCGATCGTCGGTTTGGCCGCCCATCACTATCGCGGTGGCCCGTGGGAACCAGCATTCGCGCGAAATTTTCGCGGCGCGCGTACATGA